In the genome of Polaromonas vacuolata, the window TCAGTTCAATCATGGCGCTGCGCCCTGCGTTATATCAGCATCAGCAGATTCATTGCTTGGAAAACGCGGCTGCGTACCAACCGGTCGATAACGACGGTCGTAATCACCGGCATACAAACGACTGGTGTCAAAGTCTTCAGCGCCTAAAGTGTGGCCGACCAAAATAATCGCCGTGCGTTCCATGCTCTGGCCCACCGCCGCTTCTATGCTGGCGAGTGTGGCGCGCACAATGCGCTGGTCTGGCCAACTCGCACGCCAGACCACCGCAACTGGGCAGTCTGGGCCGTAATGCGGACTTAGTTCGCGCACCACACGCGGCAAAACATGTATCGATAAATGAATCGCCAGCACCGCACCGGTAGCGGCAAAGTTGATCAGTGATTCGGTATCCGGCATGGCCGAGGCGCGACCAGAAGTGCGGGTAAGCACCACTGATTGCGACATGCCCGGCAGCGTCAGCTCTGCACCTAGGGCCGCCGCCGCCGCCGCAAACGAGGGCACACCCGGCGTCACGGTGAAATCGATATTGGCCGCGCGCAAGCGGCGCAGTTGCTCACCCATGGCCGACCAGACCGACAAGTCGCCCGAATGCAGCCTCGCTATCTCATGGCCTTCTGAATGGGCGGCGCTAATTTCGGCCATGATTTCGTCTAGCGAAAGCGATGCCGTATTAACCAGACGCACGCCCGGTGGGCAATGCGACAGCACTCCTTCTGGTACCAAAGAGCCGGCATACAAACAGACTGGACAAGCCGCGATAAGGTCGCGGCCGCGCAGTGTTAAAAGGTCGGGTGCGCCGGGGCCGGCGCCGATAAAGTGGACTGTCATAGTGGCTCAGGGTGAGAGTTGTCGTGAAGGCTGGTTGCAACCGTCTGCGTAGAAAACTTAGAAGACTTAGAAAACTTAGAGGACTTAGAGGACTTAGTAAGGGGAGTAGTGATTACTGCAATCGCAGCCGTGGCCATTTTGTCGGCGGACACGCTGCGCGGCGCCAGCAGTTGCGCGCCTAACCCAGCAGCGACCAGCGCTGAAGTCTCAGCAAGACTACGCGCACCATAGCGTTTAGGAATCCGGCTCAGCATAGTGACAGATACATCGGTTGCGGTTGCAGTTTCAGCCAGCGTGATCAATTGCGCCAGTGGAACGGCCGTCAAGCCCAAGCCCAATTCATGCGCCAGTTCTAACAGTGCTGGGTGCTCAACTTTGTCTTCTGCAGTGGCTAAAAAAATAATACTAATGGGCTGACTGATAAGGCTTGCGCTGGCGGCTTGGCAGGCGTGCAGGGCTTCGCGCAGAGAAGCGACGGTGGCGTTCGCCCTAAAACCAAATCCCGCCACAGCATTAATGGCAACCTGTTCGGCAACATCTTCGGCAACATGTTCGGCAGCAGCACCAGCAGCACTAACAGCTTGCGCTGAATTTTTCGTCACTTCATTTTGAAGCGTCACAGCACTACGCTCCACTGCACAACAGGCCGTGCCGACACCCAGCCGCGCATACGTCCCAAGGGCGCAGCATGGGCTAATTCAATTCGCAGCAACTCGCCGCCATGCACGGCATGCAACTGAGTCAGTAAGGCTTCGGTTTCCAATGTGACGGCGTTCACCACCAACTTGCAGGCCGGTGGTGCCAAGGTTTTAAGCCCATCAAACAAGGCCGCATTAAATCCA includes:
- a CDS encoding cobalamin biosynthesis protein; this translates as MTKNSAQAVSAAGAAAEHVAEDVAEQVAINAVAGFGFRANATVASLREALHACQAASASLISQPISIIFLATAEDKVEHPALLELAHELGLGLTAVPLAQLITLAETATATDVSVTMLSRIPKRYGARSLAETSALVAAGLGAQLLAPRSVSADKMATAAIAVITTPLTKSSKSSKFSKSSKFSTQTVATSLHDNSHPEPL
- the cobM gene encoding precorrin-4 C(11)-methyltransferase, which codes for MTVHFIGAGPGAPDLLTLRGRDLIAACPVCLYAGSLVPEGVLSHCPPGVRLVNTASLSLDEIMAEISAAHSEGHEIARLHSGDLSVWSAMGEQLRRLRAANIDFTVTPGVPSFAAAAAALGAELTLPGMSQSVVLTRTSGRASAMPDTESLINFAATGAVLAIHLSIHVLPRVVRELSPHYGPDCPVAVVWRASWPDQRIVRATLASIEAAVGQSMERTAIILVGHTLGAEDFDTSRLYAGDYDRRYRPVGTQPRFPSNESADADITQGAAP